In the Arachis hypogaea cultivar Tifrunner chromosome 20, arahy.Tifrunner.gnm2.J5K5, whole genome shotgun sequence genome, GTCTTCAAGCATTTGGATAGGGCCATATCCAATCCTGATTGGAGGATCTGTTTTCATGAGGCTTGTGTAGAGACTCTACCGCGGATAAAATCCGATCACCATCCCATTTTGATTAAGTGTACAGGTAACAGTCATGTTCTGAAAAATAAGCCATTTCGGTTCGAATACATGTGGATGCAGCACAAAGAGTTTCAACCCTTTCTCAAGAATAACTGGAACAGAGATTTGGCCCTTGATGAATCTATAAAGGTGTTTGTGGAGAAAGTAAAGCAGTGGAACCACAACATTTTTGGAAATATCTTCAATCAGAAGAGGATTTTACTTAGCAGGTTGAAGGGGATTCAGAATTTCCCTAGATATGAGAGAAGCGAGTTCTTGGACAATCTGGAGGATGATCTTAACAAAGAGCTGGAGGTAATCTTGGATAGAGAACAAATGTTCTGGATACAAAAATCCAGAGAGACTTGGATGGTTGAAGGAGATCGTAATACAAGATATTATCACACCAAAGCCATTATTCGCCGAATAAGAAATAAGATTTTCAAGCTAAGAGATTCTGGTGGTAGCTGGATAGATAACCTGGACAATCTCAAAGATCATGTCTGTGCCTATTTCAAGCATCTGTTCCAGGAAACCAATCCCAACAGAGATTGTAATCTTCATACGCATACTACCTATCCGGAGATGGAACCAGGTGACATGCTCAAAATGAAAAGAGTTGTAGAGGCAGATGAAATTGAACAAGCCATATTTGCCATGGGGTCTCTCAAGGCCCCTGGTGAAGATGGATTACCAGCGGGTTTTTATAAAGCTAATTGGGAGCTGGTAGGTAGCAGTTCGAAGAGTTTCGTCATGAATTGCTGGTCCAACCCTAGTAATATTAAGCAGGCCAATAACACTTTCCTTGCTTTGATCCCCAAGAATGATCAACCAGAATTCGTTactcaattcaagcctatttcctTATGCAACGTTACTTACAAAACGATTACTAAGGTAATTTCTAATAGGCTAAAATCTGTCCTTGATAAAAGAATTTCTCCCACTCAATCGAGCTTTATTCCAGGTAGAAGAATACAAGATAATATAGTAATTACCCAAGAGATTATTCACAGTATGAGAAGATCCAATGCGAGAAAAGGGTCCATGGCTATAAAGATAGACCTAGAGAAGGCTTATGACTATCTTAATTGGAATTTTGTTGAAAAATGCCTTATGGAATTCAGTCTGCCTCCAGAAATGATTCACATTATTATGCAATGTATTCGGACAACTAGTTTCCAGGTTTTATGGAATGGGGAGCCTTCAGAGAAGTTTGCACCATCCTGTGGTATTATGCAAGGGGACCCTTTGTCTCcctatatttttgttatttgcaTGGACAGATTAGCACATTTGATTGAGGATAAGGTTGTCGTGGGCGAATGGAGGCCTTTCAGGATTGGTAAGCATGGTCTGCCCATCTCacatttgatgtttgcagatgacctGATGCTCTTTGGAGAAGCTTCTTGCACCCAAATGGAGGTTATTAAATCCTGTTTGGATAAATTTTGTGAAGCATCAGGACAAATAGTGAATGGCCAAAAAATGCAAGTTTTCTTCTCCAAGAAGGTTAACCCAGCTAGGAAACAGGAAATTGTTGATCTTGCTGGTTTCAAAGAGATGAGGGAAATCGGTAGATATTTGGGGGCATACATCTTGGAAGGAAGAGGCACCAAATGAAGCTACAATCATATTATTGATAAGGTGAAGGGTCGTTTGCAGGGATGGAAAAGAGATAGCTTATCGATGGCAGAGAGAGTGGTTCTAGCGCAATCAGCCATCATACCTATAGCCTTCTTTTCGATACAACATAGCAAGATCCCAAAGTCTATCTGCAATCAGGTGGAGAAAGAACAGCGACGCTTTATCTGGGGCGACGATCAAAATAAGAGAAAGGCACACCTCATAAATTGGAATACTTTGTGTTCTCCCAAGGAGGCTGGTGGGTTAGGTTTAAGGAAATTAGATGTTATGAATACAGATTTCCTAGCAAAGTTGTGTTGGGAAATGATAACAGAATCCTCTTCATTATGGACCAAAGTGTTATGGCATAAATACAATTCAGGAGATCAAACGCTCAACCCTTATGCCAAAGCAAATTGTTCGAGACTATGGAAAGCTCTTCAATAGATTTGGCCCTTTATAGGTGAAAGTACCGTTCACAGAGTTGGAGATGGCAAACACACCAGATTTTGGAAGGAGGACTGGCTTAACATGAATGGATGTCTAATTGAGCATGCAAATACAAATGGCccaaattttgaagaagaagcgtGGGTTTCAAATTTAGTTACTCAGGATGGCAAATGGAATATGGAGGAGCTCAGAAAGTACTTGCCCAAAGAGTTCATCCTTCGAATCAACGCGATCCCTGCTCCAAAGGAAACTGACCCTCATGACAATATAGCTTGGAGACATTCGGAGGATGGCAAATTTTCGGTCAAGTCGGCTTATAAAGCTCTGGCAAATCTACCAACTTGTCAGAACAGTATGTGGAATCAGATTTGGCACTGGAAAGGACCTCAGaggataaaaaattttatgtggATAGCTGCTCATGGGAAACTACCAACGAACTCAAGGAGGCAAAAGTGGCTTGGAAATTCCCCTAATTGCTGTAATTGCGACAATCAGATCGAAGATACAATTCATGTTCTCAGAGACTGTATTGAAGCCAAGAAGGTGTGGAAGAGATTGGTCAAACCAGATGCCCTGCCTTTATTCTTCAATATCCAGGGGAAGGAATGGATTCAGCAGAGTTTAAACTTCGATTAGGGTAGCTCAGTTCAGGTGGAGTGGGTTAACACTTTCATGGTGGCTTGTTTCAAACTATGGAGTTGGAGGAAATGGAAATCTTCCAGGATCATTATAGAAGACCTCCAATGACACACTTGATTATTCAAGAAGAtgctttgaaaattcaaaaaaattttaggcGAAATGGATCCAACCCTAAGCAATATACTCTCATGAATATTAAGTGGGACAGACCCCCTGATGGTTGGGTAAAATTGAATACAGATGGAGCGGTAAAAAACAACCCAGGCAAGGCAGGATGTGGTGGAGTGATTAGAAATAGTGAAGGCTAGTGGATAATaggattttctaaaaatattgacTTTTGCACAGCCTTCATAGCTGAGCTCTAGGGAGTGTGTATTCGTTTGGAGGCGGCAAGGACGCTGGGTTTTTCAAGAGTGTGGGTGAAATGCGATTCAAAAGCGGTGGTGGAGAGCATTTTGAGTCACAAGGAGAAGACGGGTTCGGGTTCAGCGCTATATCATAGAATAAGAACCCTTATCGATGGAGACTGAAAAATTAGATTCACACATGTCTAACGAGAAGCGAACAGATGTGCAGATTGGCTTGCTACCCATAGCCTGGAACAGAACCTGGAGATTAGATACTGGAATTCACCTTCACCCTTATTTAGTTCCATAGTTTTTGATGATGTTTTTGGGGCTTCTATGCCTCGTAATATAACCGTTTAGTTTTTCCTTTGTCGTGGGCCTTTGACCCCTCaatctaccaaaaaaaaaaaaaactcacccaTGGTAAAAGTTCAACTTTTTAAAACCAATTGGAATAATGAGAAAAAtgcataacataaaataaaataaaaagtacaaGTTTCATCCTTAGTTCCAAATCACAATTTTAGCCACAATTTTCTTAGGGTTTCATCCATCCCATGGCAAAATCCTATGGTGGATATCATCATTTTTGGGCCTTAATCTCATCGGGTTATATGGTGGATCTCATTCTTTGGAATTCGTGacaaataaaagaatatttgTAATTAGATAATAAAAGTCTGACattcaaattttatcttatatatacAACAATTTGTTAgccaatcataaaattttaaataaaactcagaTATGTGACAAATTAATAATTGACGattgaaaaatattgaaaaaataaaagaaaaatagaaatttaCTCTAATTTATATAATAGTGAAAGCATACAGGATTAAATTACGCCGTTTATCTAGCTATATATGGCATCATTGACATGATTAGTTAGATGAGCTTTAGTTGGTTAGCACATAGACTATCACCTTTTACAACCACACTTGTTTCTTTTTGGTAAACGAGCAACTTCCAAGGGACATCATCAGGTATTCATTCCTTTCCTTTATTTCATTACTACAGTATCACtccatgtattatatatatatttgtatgatAGATAATTAGATATATAAATGAAGACGTAGTCTACTCATAACTCTTgaaatataacaatataataataaaaaaaatctacatGGCTTAGTTTGATGTGTCCACCACACACATAATAACCTTTTTTAATTTTCACACACAAATTAAAGTAGATGTTGCTGCTTTCCTAATTTCATTATTATCTTCCAAGAAGAAAAAAGCCATGTGCATGTCCCTGTGATCTCCCTAATTATACCCCACCCATCCGATAttgcttctttccttttcaatctACATCATGCTTCATATGCTTCATGCATGACGGAATTAATTAGCTagctttaaaaaacaaaaaaaaaattacaaaattctgCCTCAAAAATTAAGCCATATGATTATCAATCTTTCATTTCATTCCTCACTAATATTTACCGACAATAATGAATAGCCAATAGACGATCTCACACTACTTAATTAGCTTAACCTCAACATTAGGCACGCTAGCTTATGATTTTTTACATTCAATGAAGTTTATTAGCACATCATTATTATTATGATGATACATGAGATTGAAAAAGACCAAACATGCAAGACATACAAATTAATTAAGCTAATTAATTAAGCAACATGATGCAGAAGTAGTACTACTTAATTTTGAGTTAgatactaataattaaaaatctattAGGAGGTGCAAATGGTGCATTTGACAAGACCATTTTCGTTGCACTCTGGACACCTAACAAAGAAGAAGTCATGATCCTGATGAGCGTGAATAGTGCTGAGTTTGCGGCTTCCACTGCACAAAGAGCAAATAGAGAACCTGAAATTGTTGCAACCAAGACAAGGGCAGTGATCATGATCGGTAGTGATAGTGGGAGCACCTTCTAGAAGGTTCCTAAGGCAGCCGAGCTCATGCAAGGCAAGAACCTCGTCAGCGCCGCCAATGCAGGTTCCCTTGATGAAGAGCTTGGGAGGGATGGTGACTTTGCCGCCAAATAGATTCCACAACTCATCCCTGTAGTCCATGTGAAGGGACACATCCCTCTCATCAAACTTCACTCGGAGGCTTCTCAGAAGGAACCTGATTCTGTTGCAGTCTTGAAATGTTTTCCTTATCCCTCTCATGCTCGTCGTGTACAGAATGATCCAATGctttcctcctccttcttcttctttctccagaTCCATGCCTTTGTGATTGAGTTGAAGGACCTTCATTGCTGTCATCAGACTATACTAGCTGTGATCTCATGTATAAGAATTAAGAAATTAAAGTTGCGTCCATCTTTTAGCTTCCAAATCAACGTCCTTATATAAAGTGATGAATGGGAAAGTTCAAATCCTCTGCCATCTTCGTTTCTTTGCTGCATGCTGTGGGGACAACCTTTCTAGTACCAATAACTGAAAAACTAAAATCAACAATTTTAATTTACCAAAacactaaggtagcgtttgttttgaggtatcgAGATAGAGatcgtttgttttgaggtatcgAGATAGAGATCGAGAGACTGAGAtttagtatcatgtttgttggtttagaaactgatactaaaatttttgtatctgtctctaaaatttcagtatttcagtacttctaaaaaataaagacacatgggactaaaatttttagaaatagaaactgaaattttaataatattttatacctaaaatattctcattttaattaattaattttaattttactttttgtgcaaattaaattagagttttattattGTTTCAATTTATGTCTCCTATTTTGTACCAAACATaatattgagatttatttcaatctctgtctcttagtttcAGTCTTTTCATCTCTGTCTCTTCACCAAACGCTACCTTCATGGCCAGTATAATTgtttaatattattcttttaaccaatacttttaaatattattgataaaaataataaattgtgcaTATCAGTTCTGCGATGGATGAACCCATAACGAGTGATTTTTCAttgaaatatttttgtgtatgaaATGTTTTGGACTTTTATGGTTGGCTCCACTCGTAAATCTTTTATGATGGATTAAGAGTGGACTGACCCATTACCTACCATTAGGTGCCTCAATCATGGatgtggaataataataataataataatatggaaggATAATTGTCAACTAGAACCAAATAAAGTGGCTAAATTTCATCCATCCCCTTTATTATGATGCCAGCCTTAATCTCTGTTTGGCACATGGTTGATGGTCGAGGCTGGTTCAGTTGGTTAAGACTACTCCAATGTTGCTAAGGGGGTGCCCTTACTTGGACCACACCAAAGGAGACAAAGTGTGCCAATACCCATCATTATTAGACACCACTCGTGTACGTAAATATTCAATTTGCTACGTATAACTCTCTTCGGAACAACACAACAAAACCACTACACAAATTATACAATTACATTTTCAATATAAACAACAAAACCTTATCCTATACTACTCACACTCACTGTATATATGAATTGACCTAGGctattgtgtattattgagtaatgctagataaaaaaaaaaaaaacagatagaatttgccttatttagcattaattaaatgtcgtaacaattaatgaatgctaaataaggtaaATTATGGctatttttggctgattttctttagttaccaaatattttcgtgtattattatatatcaagcatcatttattttttttttaatttaacacttAAATTGATCTCTAGAGAATTTTAAATCGAATATTTTGATCTctaacaaatttttattctttaaaaatcctaaaaaattatttttattaaaaaaaattgcctTTTCGTTgcttttaaacaaatttttttaatatgcatATTATACAAATAAGTTCCTAACAAATTTTATTACAAGACAATTGATTccatttaaaataacaaatagaACAATATATTCAATagaaataatttttaagaattttttgagaataaaaaattattaaaaactaaactatcAAATCTGATATTTTATTATTGAGGATGAATTTAGATGTTTTTCCTTGTATCATTCATTCGTTCTTGCAATTTTATCCATTTAAAAGAGTTGATGTACTATTATTAGGAAAGAGAAAGTATAGGTAAACAATTTTtaataagttaattttaaataattattaaataattattaattttatattttaaaaagtaaaatttaaataattattaattaatgataattaattaatataaaatttaatttaaaaatatttgttaacttATTGATGGCTAAACCTTTATCGATTACCTAGTGAGATTGCTATTACTATTAGTGATCTTTTTTCTTGCAATGCAAAGTGActacatacatattttttaatcctaaaaaaatccGCAATCAAATGCAGTTATCGCGCAAAACACATAAAGtgaaagactgtggaagaagccaacAGGATTGTAGAAAgcaaataaagaaagagaaaaaaaaaatactaagtaAAAGCATTATATGATTGGGACCAATTATATACATGTCCATTCCCAAGGGTGCATTGTTTGTGATTCCCATACAACTCTTACGTCCTTGTTCATCTTTATACATTGCTAGCTACAACTTTCTGGACTATGCTACATGAACCAGTTACAGCTCACCTTCATACTCACCATCAAACTTTTATGTTATTAAGACATCTCAGACCACTTTTTATCTTTAGAATTTGATGATAAGCTTAAATGCTTCATAATGGATGTAACCTTAGCTTTTATAGTACATATAGTTCTGAAAAATAAGAAGGAAATTAAATAATGCTATATATGTTCAAAGAGATTTTTTACATGTATGTATAACTGTGTCTATACAATCTTCTACCATATGATATATATCTATATGAATGAAACACCAAGTTTAATTTAAGCAATAGAAATatattaggtagcgtttgttttgaggtactgagacagagtcTGAAAGACTGAaactcagtatcgtgtttgtcagttcagagactggtactaaaatttctgtctctgtctctaaaatttcagtatttcagtacctctaaaaagtagggacacaggggactgaaatttttagagatggagactgaaactttaataacattttatacctaaaatactttcatttcaattaattaattccaattttaccctttgtgcaaattaaattagagtttcattcttgtttcaattcctgtctcccattttgcaccaaacagaatactgaaatttatttcaatccctgactcttagtctctgtctctcagtctcagtctttccgtctctgtctctccaccaaacgctaccttagtaaTTATTTGTATCTGCAAGCTAATCATACAAGGAATAAATATTAAGGGGTCTTCTGCAGTTTAATTTATGTGGAACTGATCATAATAGATTTCATGACATGTACCAAAGTTCACTCAGCTATATATCAGCAATGGTAGGTGGAAAcaaagtaacaaacccaatataGAAACCAAATTCAATGCAAGTACGTCacttcattcttgcttccatcAAACATCTTCATCTTCAATGAATATGAACCCTACAAACCAAATCAAAATAACACGCTAGCTAATAACTGCAACATGCCCTTTGGCTATTataaatctaaaatctaaatctcTTTCAGCTAAATTATAGCAAGTTTCATTTAAGATTAGAAGCCTAGTGTTATTATCATTGTAGAACAATTTTTTAATGCTGAAAAATACAGTTATAATAATATGACTCAGGACTTCGTCAGATGTtaagatttatataaaaataaataaaaaaagaaaattgaaaacactTGCTTGatgaaaacaaaatgaaaaaaaattaaatacacttACTGCTAACTATTagattcctatatatatatatatatatatatactcaacatttttcttttctggGAAACAAAGTTAACCGTAGAGTTCATCTAAAATTCTTAGGCATTGAGAATGATTGTAATAGCTTACCGGAGGTGTGAAACCAGGTAGAACTTGAGTATAAACaacattaaaatcaccaattgaAACAGGACAAGATGTCTCCGCACAAAGTTCATGGGTCTTACTTAGGAATGACACTATCCGAATTCTCAAATATCTACCCTGTCTCTATTTACCAAGGGGGTAATTATCAATCTCAATGCGGGGTCTTGGGCGAGAGCGAGGACGAATTTAGGTGATATCTgacttgctatatatatataatatataattttaatatatatatataatatataaaataattagtcaaataattattaatagtgtatatttttaagtttttattttaatttatattatacatGTGATGgttatacaaaatttaaaatttaattttatttgttgaattttaataattataaaagtaaataagaaCAGAATAGATTAGGATTCAACTTTTTACTAGTTACGAATCAGAGTAGAACAGATTATGCTAATTATTATAGGATGAGATGAAATTGAATAGGACAAAAACTCGACCATTGCCACCCGTAGTCTCACTGTGTATGTACCTTCCAAAATATGAGACATCAATCACCATTTCTCCACCATATATTGCTTCCGCTGACTCATCATGGAATGCAAAATATCAAAAACCAAAAACACTTGGCTCTCTGTGCTGAGAAAAAAGTGAATACAGATAAAAGTAACACAATTTAGAAAGGCATGTATACCTGTGGTTGCAGAAATGGTGCCATTCAGAAAAGAGCAAGATGAGCTTGAATCTTATGCTCTCCATCTCCATCAATTCTTCTGCAATGCAACAGAGAGTAACACAATAAAACATAtattagttcaaagttattgttTGATATATGTTATAGAAAAGAAGGGTTGATTGAATGGTAGATTGATGAAGAACGTTAGGTGGGAGTGGCACTGTAAGGTAGAGAAAATCGAGATTTTACGGGAAatcgaaaaagtaaataaaaaacgtAAAACGTAAAATCTTAACAAGATTTAAATCGTAAAATCGTCAGACTTAGTATAAATTTCGTAAAAtcgataaactcatttaaaatcgtaatatcgaaagattttaagagttaaatcgagATTCTAGCTACTATGGCACTGTTGCCGTGGTGTAACAtaaccattttttttaataatttctccaaaataaataaaagtttaccGCTAATTAGTAATATGTGGAATATGCTACAGTATTGACCTTTTCTAATTGTGTCACTTACCTTTTGGCTAATGCATGTATTCATAGTCAGTGAGACAGTGACAAATCTAAAATATTTTGACAACAgtggtaaaatatatataatataataataatttttataataaaattattatgtgtatataaaaattaattattaaattgtttattaattattatgtatttatatatatatatattatttaatttatttttaatttatattttatattttaatatatattttatacaagtaattttttttacgaaCATATaccataattattataattatattttgttattgtaaaatatgttaatttttaaaatatctaatttacaaattaaaatactaaaatagtaatttaaacaataacatataatttaaaattttattgtttaggttttatattttaaaaaattgagtaatttttttttaataatacaatcgaaatatttttctttttataaatatattattaaataattatttaaaaatttacttttcatacaattaaaaattaattcttactaatatttatagttaaaaaagttttttcaattaatacaattgctatgaaaataattaaaactaattttaaaagaagataaataatacttttttaagttgatttttaagaaagaacactattctcatttaaattgagaattgattattttaatagatatctaatataaaatttttaaataaattattatgtaccaaaagttgagtaaaaaattattgtaaa is a window encoding:
- the LOC112786495 gene encoding uncharacterized protein At5g39865 — its product is MKVLQLNHKGMDLEKEEEGGGKHWIILYTTSMRGIRKTFQDCNRIRFLLRSLRVKFDERDVSLHMDYRDELWNLFGGKVTIPPKLFIKGTCIGGADEVLALHELGCLRNLLEGAPTITTDHDHCPCLGCNNFRFSICSLCSGSRKLSTIHAHQDHDFFFVRCPECNENGLVKCTICTS